A window from Micromonospora profundi encodes these proteins:
- a CDS encoding type 1 glutamine amidotransferase, with product MSTESLRIVWIYPDLLSTYGDRGNALILARRARQRGMPVEVLEVRSDQQLPATADIYLVGGGEDGPQALGAQRLIADGGLHRAVAQGAVVFGVCAGYQLLGTSFFAKGVQCRGLELLDLQSDRGPSRAVGELAGEIDPRLGLPALTGFENHGGRTHLGPEVSPLARVSAGVGNDGTTEGAWRGKLLGTYSHGPALARNPALADLLLRWATGAHQLPPLDDTWSDRLRAERRTAVAAARA from the coding sequence GTGTCAACTGAGAGCCTGCGCATCGTCTGGATCTACCCCGACCTGCTCTCCACCTACGGCGATCGGGGCAACGCGCTGATCCTGGCCCGGCGGGCCCGCCAGCGCGGCATGCCGGTCGAGGTGCTGGAGGTCCGCTCCGACCAGCAGTTGCCCGCGACCGCCGACATCTATCTGGTCGGCGGCGGTGAGGACGGCCCGCAGGCGCTGGGTGCGCAGCGGCTGATCGCCGACGGCGGCCTGCACCGGGCGGTCGCCCAGGGCGCCGTGGTGTTCGGCGTCTGCGCCGGCTACCAGTTGCTCGGCACGTCGTTCTTCGCGAAGGGCGTGCAGTGCCGTGGCCTGGAGTTGCTGGACCTGCAGTCCGACCGTGGCCCCAGCCGGGCCGTCGGCGAGCTGGCCGGTGAGATCGACCCTCGCCTGGGCCTGCCCGCGTTGACCGGTTTCGAGAACCACGGTGGCCGCACCCACCTCGGCCCGGAGGTCTCCCCACTGGCCCGGGTCAGCGCCGGCGTCGGCAACGACGGCACCACCGAGGGCGCCTGGCGCGGCAAGCTGCTCGGCACGTACTCGCACGGCCCCGCGCTGGCCCGCAACCCGGCCCTGGCCGACCTGCTGCTGCGCTGGGCCACCGGGGCGCACCAGCTCCCGCCGCTGGACGACACCTGGTCGGACCGGCTCCGCGCGGAGCGTCGCACCGCAGTGGCCGCCGCCCGGGCATGA
- a CDS encoding MurT ligase domain-containing protein, whose product MPLRAKVASSVSRTAAALSRAAGRGDGSVIGGWIGLKIDPDLLAHLSAGRAIALVSGTNGKTTTTRLTAAAVGVLGRVATNSFGANMPTGHTSALAKAGSTPYAVLEVDEHYLAQVLESTEPHVVALLNLSRDQLDRAKEVAMMAQLWRAALVRHTNVRVVANADDPMVVWAATPPADPASGINPPHVTWFSAGQRWHDDSWVCPECGSTIQRSGDQWWCTGCALRRPEPQWVVEDEGVLDPTGAWHKVSLQLPGKVNLGNAATALAVAAEFGVRPVDAVSRLGIVTSVAGRYAQVEKDGRNIRLLLAKNPASWLEAFDMADEAPTLLSINARDPDGLDTSWLFDVDFAPLRGRQVLITGDRAYDLAVRLDVNDVPFQHVRTFSDAIRSVPPGRLEVIANYTAFQDIRAELDRVN is encoded by the coding sequence ATGCCCCTACGGGCGAAGGTGGCCAGCTCCGTGTCACGGACCGCCGCAGCGCTCTCCCGGGCGGCCGGACGTGGCGACGGTTCGGTGATCGGCGGGTGGATCGGGCTGAAGATCGACCCGGATCTACTGGCGCACCTGTCGGCCGGACGCGCCATCGCGCTCGTCTCCGGCACCAACGGCAAGACAACCACCACCCGGCTGACCGCCGCCGCCGTCGGCGTGCTCGGGCGTGTCGCCACCAACTCCTTCGGCGCGAACATGCCCACCGGGCACACCTCGGCGTTGGCGAAGGCCGGCAGCACCCCGTACGCGGTGCTGGAGGTCGACGAGCACTACCTCGCCCAGGTGCTGGAGTCGACAGAGCCGCACGTGGTCGCGCTGCTGAACCTCTCCCGCGACCAGCTCGACCGCGCCAAGGAGGTCGCCATGATGGCGCAGCTCTGGCGTGCGGCGCTGGTCCGGCACACGAACGTACGGGTGGTGGCCAACGCCGACGACCCGATGGTGGTGTGGGCAGCCACCCCGCCCGCCGACCCGGCCAGCGGCATCAACCCGCCGCACGTGACCTGGTTCAGCGCCGGCCAACGCTGGCACGACGACTCCTGGGTCTGCCCCGAGTGCGGTTCCACGATCCAGCGCTCCGGTGACCAGTGGTGGTGCACCGGCTGCGCGCTGCGCCGACCGGAGCCGCAGTGGGTCGTCGAGGACGAGGGCGTGCTCGACCCCACCGGCGCCTGGCACAAGGTCTCCCTCCAGCTACCCGGCAAGGTCAACCTCGGCAACGCGGCGACCGCGCTGGCCGTGGCAGCCGAATTCGGCGTACGCCCCGTCGACGCGGTGTCCCGCCTCGGCATCGTCACGTCGGTGGCCGGCCGTTACGCCCAGGTAGAGAAGGACGGGCGCAACATCCGGCTGCTGCTGGCCAAGAACCCGGCCAGTTGGCTGGAGGCGTTCGACATGGCCGACGAGGCGCCGACGCTGCTCTCCATCAACGCGCGCGACCCCGACGGGCTGGACACCTCCTGGCTCTTCGACGTCGACTTCGCCCCGCTGCGCGGGCGGCAGGTGTTGATCACCGGCGACCGGGCGTACGACCTGGCGGTCCGGTTGGACGTCAACGACGTGCCGTTCCAGCATGTGCGTACCTTCAGCGACGCGATCCGGTCGGTCCCGCCCGGGCGGCTGGAGGTCATCGCGAACTACACCGCGTTCCAGGACATCCGAGCGGAGTTGGACCGTGTCAACTGA